The DNA segment GTGAATCGGTTGAACGCCCACGAGTGCAAGTCGAGATTGCCGTGCTTGCCCCAGTTTTTCGACTCTCCGTTCTCTTCGTCCTCGCGGATGCCAGAGAGGTCTCCCACTACAATCGTTCCAACACCTTCCTCAACGCATCGCTGCACGATGTGTTTGGAGAGGGTGTGGAAGTAGTGAGTGCGCCGTCGAGACTTCTTCTGATTCAACCGCGTGGTCTGCTCGGAATCCGAGTCGTCACACCGAGCAATATGCTTACTGAAGTAGTAGTCGTCCTGTTTCAGGCAATTCAGCGGATACAGTTCGCTGTGACCGTCCTCGTAGGCGAGTGCCGCGAAGTTGTTGATGCCGAGGTCAACACCCACGGTTTTCTCGCCGGGTGCTTCAGCGACTTCGGTTTCGACTTTGCACACGAAGTGTAGTTCCCACTCGTCACCCGTCCAGACTGCACGTACTTGCTGAACGTTTTCTACGGTTGAGAGGTCAACTTCAGGGCGAGTTTCGTACTCGCAGAGTATGAAGTCCGACCAGTACTCTTTGAGATTCGACCCCTTCGAGAGTCGGACGCGGTTGTACTGGGTGTCGAGTTTGAAGCCAGCGGCTTTGAACGTGACTGTGCTTCTCGGGTGGTCGTCGTCGTGTTTGCGGTAGCCGGGTGGGTTCGCTCTCGTATCTCCGTTGCGTCGTTTGCCGTACCAGCCGTTGAACGCTTCAGCGAGTTCTTGAAGGACTCGTTGACTTGACTGAGAATGTAGGTCATCGTAGCGTTCGTGTGACTTCAAGTACGCGGTGAGTTCGTCGTGTTCGGGGATGTAGTCGATTTCATCCCAGACACGACTGATTGTCCACCGTCCGACGTTCCAGAGTTTACTGGCGGCGAACCCGAGCGAATCAAGGTCATCCGACACCTGTTGCTGGTTCCGAATGGAAGCAGTGATGGTGCGTGTGACGACCTGTTTCGCCATACGTAACCTATGTAGACAAACCTACTCGAAGGTATGGATTGCGCCGCGTGGAATATCCTGCCGTGCTATCGAATGGGTGTAGGGTAGGATAGTGTCGGATTCATCCACGTCCTTGAAAACGCGAAGCGTTTTCAGTTGCAGCGAGAGCGAAGCTCTCGCCATGCCCCTAAAGGGCGGGGCTTTCTCCTTGATTCTCCGTAATCGATGCGTTCTGTCTCCCAGGTACCGAGGAGGTAGGTTCCGGTCGAACGATCGAACAGGAAGAGGACGAGACAGAGACAGATACCGAGTGTGAAGACGATTCGCTCCCCCGTTACACACCGACCAGACCGACTGATACGTTTCCCGTCGACCGCCTCGAATCGCTGTCCGTCATCGGATCGGCTCACAACGTGTCGAGGATACAACTGGACTTCGATAACTGTTTCGTCACCTGAACGTTCTCGATTCTGTGGACGGTCCCACTGTATGGGTCGATCGAAGATGGAACGCACTCCGCCTGGAGACCTGTTCGTGCGACGACGCACCGCGATACCGAACACTCGTTTCACACGACGCGAGGTTCGAACCCATCACACATCAGGCTCGAACTCACCACGGAAGCGCAGTTCCGTCAGAACGGATACTCCCGCGGTTCGCGCTGGATCGAGACCCACTTGGTCGTCGTCAGTTCGTCGAGGATCGAGTCGGCGTTGTAGCGCCCGAGGCCAGAGTGTTTCATCCCGCCGAAGGGGACGTGCGGTTCGTCGTTGATCGGTTGGTCGTTGATGTGAATCATGCCCGTCTCGATGCCGTCGGCGATACGTCGCGCCTGCGCCTCGTCTTCGGAGTGGACGGACCCGGAGAGACCGTGTATCGTGTCGTTCGCCAGGGTCACCGCGTCCGCGTCGTCGGTGTACGGAATAACGGGTGCGATGGGACCGAAGTGTTCGTTACACGCCGCGGCCATGTCGTTGCTCGCATCGGAGAGCACCGTGGGTTCGACGACCAGACCGTCGCTCTCACCGCCCGTTTCGACAGTTGCACCCGCGTCCACGCTCTCCGCGACGAATTCGAGCATCTGGTCGCGCTGACTCTCGTCGATGATCGGCCCGATGATCGTCTCCTCGTCGCGCGGATCGCCGGCCGAAAGCCCCGCCGCACGGTCCGCGAGGGCGTCGACGTACTCGTCGTACAGCGATTCGTGGACGAGGTGGCGATTGATCGAGATACAGGCCTGTCCCTGGTGGAGGAAGGATCCGAAGACGCCGCCGTCAACCGCCCGGTCCAGGTCCGCGTTCTCGGTGACGACGTGGACGTTGTTCCCCCCGAGTTCGAGCGCGGGAAGGGCGATGTTGGCAGCGGCTTTCTGGGCCACTCGCTGTCCGATCTCCGTCGATCCGGTGAACGCCAGAACGCGGGGCGTCTCGTGTTCGGCCACGG comes from the Halovivax cerinus genome and includes:
- a CDS encoding RNA-guided endonuclease InsQ/TnpB family protein; protein product: MAKQVVTRTITASIRNQQQVSDDLDSLGFAASKLWNVGRWTISRVWDEIDYIPEHDELTAYLKSHERYDDLHSQSSQRVLQELAEAFNGWYGKRRNGDTRANPPGYRKHDDDHPRSTVTFKAAGFKLDTQYNRVRLSKGSNLKEYWSDFILCEYETRPEVDLSTVENVQQVRAVWTGDEWELHFVCKVETEVAEAPGEKTVGVDLGINNFAALAYEDGHSELYPLNCLKQDDYYFSKHIARCDDSDSEQTTRLNQKKSRRRTHYFHTLSKHIVQRCVEEGVGTIVVGDLSGIREDEENGESKNWGKHGNLDLHSWAFNRFTDLLEYKAEMEGITVEQVSERDTSKSCSCCGRERKANRVERGLYVCGECGLVANADVNGAENIRQKVSPSSPSLSVNRSNGWLAQPSTYLFDSESGCFAPREQATS
- a CDS encoding aldehyde dehydrogenase family protein: MTDLPLSPDSGWNAFYRDGEWVAPGDRDSIDVENPYTREPIASVPAATVDDVDEAYRVAARAQEAWADQPPQRRAGVVTRAIRLLEDHWDDVIDLLAVESGSASVKAVAELQTAKGMMQVAAGYPFTMAGQHRDSIVPGKANVVERVPVGVVGVISPWNFPFHLSMRAVAPAIAAGNAVVLKPASNTPITGGLLLARLFDEAGLPDGVLNALPGRGSEIGDAVAEHETPRVLAFTGSTEIGQRVAQKAAANIALPALELGGNNVHVVTENADLDRAVDGGVFGSFLHQGQACISINRHLVHESLYDEYVDALADRAAGLSAGDPRDEETIIGPIIDESQRDQMLEFVAESVDAGATVETGGESDGLVVEPTVLSDASNDMAAACNEHFGPIAPVIPYTDDADAVTLANDTIHGLSGSVHSEDEAQARRIADGIETGMIHINDQPINDEPHVPFGGMKHSGLGRYNADSILDELTTTKWVSIQREPREYPF